From one Phaeodactylum tricornutum CCAP 1055/1 chromosome 16, whole genome shotgun sequence genomic stretch:
- a CDS encoding predicted protein produces MEDTADAQSTSVSSVDSGNIETASTASSSSPTPPERQQQMPPPPPPSNTSTLDPEKTYQDLEAWLAKLTVGTPLTEQEVKNLTSLARERLLQESNVQPVPAPVTICGDIHGQWHDLMELFRIGGSAPDTNYLFMGDYVDRGYYSVETVSLLVCLKVRYPDRVFILRGNHESRQITQVYGFYDECVRKYGSANVWKLFTDLFDYFPLTAVVENAIFCLHGGLSPSIDTLDHVRQLDRVQEVPHEGPMCDLLWSDPDDRSGWGISPRGAGFTFGADVSAAFNARNGLQTVARAHQLVMEGYNWSHEGSVVTIFSAPNYCYRCGNQAAILEVDEMLSNKQFLQFDPAPRRGEPHSANARKTPEYFL; encoded by the coding sequence ATGGAGGACACTGCCGACGCTCAAAGCACGTCGGTCTCTTCGGTAGACAGTGGGAATATCGAAACGGCTTCGActgcttcctcctcttcgcCGACTCCGCCCGAGCGGCAACAACAGATGCCTCCTCCGCCTCCGCCTTCTAATACTTCCACGCTCGACCCGGAAAAGACATATCAAGATCTGGAAGCTTGGTTGGCAAAGCTGACAGTCGGAACTCCCTTGACTGAGCAAGAAGTTAAAAATCTTACCTCTCTGGCGCGCGAGCGGTTACTGCAAGAGTCTAACGTGCAGCCCGTGCCAGCACCGGTGACCATTTGTGGCGACATTCATGGACAGTGGCACGACCTGATGGAGCTATTTCGTATTGGTGGGTCTGCACCCGATACAAATTACCTATTCATGGGCGATTACGTCGATCGTGGCTATTACTCTGTGGAAACGGTGTCCTTGCTTGTCTGTCTCAAAGTGCGATATCCCGATCGGGTCTTTATTCTCCGCGGCAACCACGAAAGTCGTCAAATTACGCAAGTGTACGGATTTTATGATGAGTGTGTGAGAAAATATGGATCGGCAAATGTTTGGAAACTTTTCACGGACCTCTTTGATTACTTTCCTCTCACGGCGGTGGTAGAAAATGCCATTTTTTGTCTACACGGTGGTTTGTCCCCTTCGATTGATACATTGGATCATGTGCGCCAGCTAGACCGCGTGCAAGAAGTACCCCACGAAGGACCCATGTGCGATTTGCTCTGGTCGGATCCGGACGATCGATCTGGTTGGGGCATCAGTCCTCGGGGAGCCGGTTTTACGTTTGGTGCCGACGTTTCCGCAGCGTTCAACGCTCGCAATGGCCTACAAACGGTAGCTCGGGCCCATCAACTCGTCATGGAGGGATACAATTGGAGTCACGAGGGGTCTGTGGTGACCATTTTCAGTGCACCGAACTATTGTTACCGCTGCGGTAATCAAGCCGCGATTCTGGAAGTCGACGAAATGCTCT
- a CDS encoding predicted protein — MGRSQVLFNRTKGRGRGRGGGAGGRGRGQRQRQADAASFTAAPSAKNSASTSPHDSQTRREDAADIILQMHDNATSLAISRIPVEEKGDNELLNWRDSSTLDVKSLSVCLQQMPLHETWRMPKHLLATLFVDGSIEQKRLLSEDRRISEEAEERDEEGDVALDELEHESEMPNEGKNPQESLLVASSSQLKEATQKSSGSYDPFAQQVHSSIGLVGTGTATIDKKVGILPTVSSSKAEDTGVWLGPNLRTDTFKSTGENSTESAVPPSAIDEDGLEDWLDQLIS, encoded by the coding sequence ATGGGTCGCTCACAGGTGTTATTCAATCGCACCAAAGGCCGTGGTCGTGGACGGGGCGGCGGCGCGGGAGGTCGAGGAAGAGGGCAGCGCCAGCGCCAGGCGGATGCCGCTTCTTTCACCGCAGCGCCGTCCGCGAAGAATTCCGCCTCGACCTCACCGCACGACTCCCAAACGCGACGAGAAGATGCGGCCGACATTATACTGCAAATGCACGACAACGCGACTTCACTGGCTATTTCGCGAATTCCTGTCGAGGAAAAAGGGGACAACGAGCTGCTAAATTGGCGTGATTCGAGTACCCTGGATGTGAAGTCGCTATCCGTGTGTTTGCAGCAGATGCCCTTGCACGAGACCTGGAGAATGCCTAAACATTTGCTCGCTACTCTTTTTGTGGACGGATCGATAGAGCAAAAGCGGTTGCTTTCGGAAGATCGTCGCATTtcggaagaagcagaagaacGTGACGAAGAAGGGGATGTTGCGCTAGACGAATTGGAACACGAATCCGAGATGCCGAATGAGGGAAAGAATCCGCAAGAATCCTTGCTGGTGGCCTCCTCTAGCCAACTTAAAGAAGCAACACAAAAGTCGAGCGGATCCTACGATCCTTTTGCACAACAAGTACATTCGAGCATCGGCCTGGTCGGCACTGGAACAGCCACGATAGATAAGAAAGTTGGCATCCTGCCCACAGTTTCTTCTAGCAAAGCCGAAGACACGGGAGTTTGGCTAGGACCCAATCTTCGTACGGATACGTTCAAATCGACAGGAGAGAACAGCACTGAATCGGCAGTGCCTCCAAGTGCTATTGATGAAGATGGGTTGGAGGATTGGCTTGATCAACTGATTTCCTAG